In one Bacteroidota bacterium genomic region, the following are encoded:
- a CDS encoding T9SS type A sorting domain-containing protein, which yields MSAQLNGVAMLNDSVMVICVGSNIYRTTTGGLPSGVPQQPMIDLSVQVYPNPTPGASTIQYVLPSATTVSFTFTDARGVIVSSTAPQLQDVGTHTQPFDATLLPNGVYYFTLSTTQGRATGSITVQR from the coding sequence GTGTCAGCACAGCTAAATGGTGTCGCTATGCTCAACGATAGTGTTATGGTCATTTGCGTAGGTAGCAATATTTACCGCACGACCACCGGCGGTCTGCCATCGGGTGTGCCACAGCAACCTATGATTGATCTGAGTGTCCAGGTCTATCCAAACCCCACTCCGGGGGCTTCCACGATTCAGTATGTGCTGCCTTCGGCGACTACGGTCTCGTTCACCTTCACCGATGCGCGAGGGGTTATCGTCTCCAGTACCGCGCCACAACTCCAGGATGTCGGAACGCACACACAGCCGTTCGATGCTACGCTGCTTCCGAACGGAGTGTATTATTTCACCTTGTCCACCACGCAAGGTAGAGCTACCGGTTCGATCACGGTCCAACGATAA